Proteins from a genomic interval of Gossypium hirsutum isolate 1008001.06 chromosome A09, Gossypium_hirsutum_v2.1, whole genome shotgun sequence:
- the LOC107888467 gene encoding BTB/POZ domain and ankyrin repeat-containing protein NPR1 isoform X1, with amino-acid sequence MDYGNEISSSLTFPSTSYLSNGSGFGSGSHLMGASSDPEETDLENLSLNKLSGNLENLVINEEYENYNDAEIVVEGNVVVGVNRCILAARSPYFHQLFRQDLKDGRKPKYLMSEILPFGKVGYEAFKVFLQYLYTGKIKASPRGVSTCVDESCSHDACGPLINYALELMYASATFDTKELVLLVQRHLLNIVEKALIEDVIPVLVAAFHYQLNQLLSQCIERVAKSDLDNVCLEKELPPDVYAKIRSLRLVPEPVESDMVHEKKIKRIHKALDSDDIELLELLLKESNVTLDEAYALHYAVAYCDPKIVSEVLSLGLANVYLKDHRGFTALHVAARRKEPSVLVALLNKGASVTETTLDGRTAVDICRRLTRVKDYNENKKQGAPSNKDRLCIDVLEAKMRCSESENLGVPTQVIAYDLHMKLDYYENRVSFARLLYPAEAKVAMEIADADSNISEADLNESPTSHTRRLHLRLQTLFKTVET; translated from the exons ATGGACTATGGAAACGAGATTTCATCTTCTTTAACCTTTCCATCCACCTCTTATCTATCAAATGGATCCGGGTTCGGGTCTGGGAGTCACCTAATGGGAGCTAGTTCGGATCCTGAAGAGACGGACCTTGAAAATTTGAGCCTAAACAAGCTCAGTGGCAACCTTGAAAACTTAGTGATTAACGAGGAATATGAGAACTACAATGATGCTGAGATAGTAGTGGAAGGCAATGTTGTTGTGGGTGTCAATAGGTGTATCCTAGCTGCTCGAAGCCCTTACTTTCATCAACTTTTCCGACAAGATCTCAAAGATGGTCGAAAACCAAAGTATCTGATGTCTGAAATACTGCCATTTGGTAAAGTGGGTTATGAAGCTTTTAAAGTGTTCTTGCAGTATTTGTACACAGGAAAGATTAAAGCATCACCGAGGGGTGTTTCAACATGTGTAGATGAGAGCTGTTCCCATGATGCTTGTGGCCCTCTTATAAATTATGCTTTGGAGTTGATGTATGCTTCTGCAACTTTCGACACGAAGGAACTGGTTTTGCTCGTGCag CGTCATCTTTTGAACATTGTTGAGAAGGCTCTTATAGAAGATGTGATCCCAGTTCTCGTAGCTGCTTTTCACTATCAACTAAACCAGCTTTTATCTCAATGCATCGAAAGAGTAGCAAAATCTGACCTCGACAATGTATGTCTCGAGAAAGAACTACCTCCCGATGTTTATGCCAAGATTCGGTCACTCCGACTTGTACCTGAGCCGGTCGAATCCGACATGGTCCACGAAAAGAAAATCAAGAGAATCCATAAAGCACTAGATTCAGATGATATTGAACTATTGGAGCTTCTTCTAAAGGAATCAAATGTCACATTAGATGAAGCTTATGCTCTTCACTATGCTGTTGCCTATTGTGATCCCAAGATTGTTAGTGAGGTACTCAGTCTCGGACTAGCTAACGTCTATCTCAAAGACCACCGAGGATTCACGGCTCTTCACGTAGCCGCTAGACGTAAAGAACCATCGGTGCTGGTGGCGTTGCTGAATAAAGGAGCGAGTGTGACGGAAACTACATTGGATGGCCGAACTGCTGTTGATATTTGTAGGAGATTAACTCGGGTTAAGGATTATAATGAGAATAAAAAACAAGGGGCGCCATCGAATAAAGATCGTTTATGTATTGATGTACTTGAGGCGAAGATGCGGTGCTCGGAATCTGAGAATTTGGGAGTTCCTACGCAAGTGATTGCTTATGATTTACACATGAAACTGGATTACTATGAAAATCGAG TATCATTTGCAAGGTTGTTGTATCCTGCGGAAGCCAAGGTAGCCATGGAAATTGCAGATGCAGATTCAAACATAAGTGAAGCTGATTTGAATGAATCACCTACATCACACACCAGAAGGCTTCATTTGAGATTGCAAACCCTCTTTAAAACAG TGGAAACTTGA
- the LOC107888467 gene encoding BTB/POZ domain and ankyrin repeat-containing protein NPR1 isoform X2 — MDYGNEISSSLTFPSTSYLSNGSGFGSGSHLMGASSDPEETDLENLSLNKLSGNLENLVINEEYENYNDAEIVVEGNVVVGVNRCILAARSPYFHQLFRQDLKDGRKPKYLMSEILPFDESCSHDACGPLINYALELMYASATFDTKELVLLVQRHLLNIVEKALIEDVIPVLVAAFHYQLNQLLSQCIERVAKSDLDNVCLEKELPPDVYAKIRSLRLVPEPVESDMVHEKKIKRIHKALDSDDIELLELLLKESNVTLDEAYALHYAVAYCDPKIVSEVLSLGLANVYLKDHRGFTALHVAARRKEPSVLVALLNKGASVTETTLDGRTAVDICRRLTRVKDYNENKKQGAPSNKDRLCIDVLEAKMRCSESENLGVPTQVIAYDLHMKLDYYENRVSFARLLYPAEAKVAMEIADADSNISEADLNESPTSHTRRLHLRLQTLFKTVET, encoded by the exons ATGGACTATGGAAACGAGATTTCATCTTCTTTAACCTTTCCATCCACCTCTTATCTATCAAATGGATCCGGGTTCGGGTCTGGGAGTCACCTAATGGGAGCTAGTTCGGATCCTGAAGAGACGGACCTTGAAAATTTGAGCCTAAACAAGCTCAGTGGCAACCTTGAAAACTTAGTGATTAACGAGGAATATGAGAACTACAATGATGCTGAGATAGTAGTGGAAGGCAATGTTGTTGTGGGTGTCAATAGGTGTATCCTAGCTGCTCGAAGCCCTTACTTTCATCAACTTTTCCGACAAGATCTCAAAGATGGTCGAAAACCAAAGTATCTGATGTCTGAAATACTGCCATTTG ATGAGAGCTGTTCCCATGATGCTTGTGGCCCTCTTATAAATTATGCTTTGGAGTTGATGTATGCTTCTGCAACTTTCGACACGAAGGAACTGGTTTTGCTCGTGCag CGTCATCTTTTGAACATTGTTGAGAAGGCTCTTATAGAAGATGTGATCCCAGTTCTCGTAGCTGCTTTTCACTATCAACTAAACCAGCTTTTATCTCAATGCATCGAAAGAGTAGCAAAATCTGACCTCGACAATGTATGTCTCGAGAAAGAACTACCTCCCGATGTTTATGCCAAGATTCGGTCACTCCGACTTGTACCTGAGCCGGTCGAATCCGACATGGTCCACGAAAAGAAAATCAAGAGAATCCATAAAGCACTAGATTCAGATGATATTGAACTATTGGAGCTTCTTCTAAAGGAATCAAATGTCACATTAGATGAAGCTTATGCTCTTCACTATGCTGTTGCCTATTGTGATCCCAAGATTGTTAGTGAGGTACTCAGTCTCGGACTAGCTAACGTCTATCTCAAAGACCACCGAGGATTCACGGCTCTTCACGTAGCCGCTAGACGTAAAGAACCATCGGTGCTGGTGGCGTTGCTGAATAAAGGAGCGAGTGTGACGGAAACTACATTGGATGGCCGAACTGCTGTTGATATTTGTAGGAGATTAACTCGGGTTAAGGATTATAATGAGAATAAAAAACAAGGGGCGCCATCGAATAAAGATCGTTTATGTATTGATGTACTTGAGGCGAAGATGCGGTGCTCGGAATCTGAGAATTTGGGAGTTCCTACGCAAGTGATTGCTTATGATTTACACATGAAACTGGATTACTATGAAAATCGAG TATCATTTGCAAGGTTGTTGTATCCTGCGGAAGCCAAGGTAGCCATGGAAATTGCAGATGCAGATTCAAACATAAGTGAAGCTGATTTGAATGAATCACCTACATCACACACCAGAAGGCTTCATTTGAGATTGCAAACCCTCTTTAAAACAG TGGAAACTTGA